A single genomic interval of Chitinophaga sp. 180180018-3 harbors:
- a CDS encoding chloride channel protein produces the protein MSHKKEKKFAGNMSRRVLYLSLQAILNALVIGFIAKALVMLISLITNLSFYGRFSFSEAGPAGNQLGWLVVLVPVIGSLIVGVMARFGSKAIRGHGIPEAMENIILNESKIPPVITLLKPISAAISIGTGGPFGAEGPIIATGGAVGSFTGQVIHISAAERKVLLAAGACAGMSAIFGSPLAAILLAIELLLFEFSPRSVIPVAVACITGAGMHILLFGSQPVFAMPDIPSVTDSALITYVLMGALIGVVAAWVSRSVYFVEDMFEKLPIHWMWWPALGAIVVGVIGYYAPHTMGVGYDNIKTLLTGQAPLMLIVSLCVLKYLSWVISLGSGTSGGTLAPLFTIGGALGALLGILVLHWFPGSGINIATAALIGMAAMFAGASRALLTAIIFSLETTGQTHGLLPLVGACTTAYFVSFFLMKGSIMTEKIRRRGVSAPDEYTPDILQLIRVAAVAVKPEPVIQPGMQLAKVQELLLQQQGWFHRYLPVADANGIFQGYLNRETLTTQPGSAYVQEHLDKQAPYAYATDDISLVTELFDTFQPDILAVLDADRKMLGIVTTDAIIQAYGERRKADARYHSAFYGNTRLLRLMARGKRILGTNR, from the coding sequence ATGAGTCATAAAAAAGAGAAGAAATTTGCCGGGAACATGTCCAGGAGAGTGCTGTATCTCAGTTTGCAGGCTATTTTAAACGCATTGGTGATTGGTTTTATCGCAAAAGCACTGGTGATGCTGATCAGCCTGATTACTAACCTGTCGTTTTACGGCAGGTTTTCTTTCAGTGAAGCCGGGCCAGCGGGCAATCAGCTGGGTTGGCTGGTAGTATTGGTACCTGTGATAGGTAGCCTGATCGTGGGGGTAATGGCCCGTTTCGGCAGTAAGGCCATACGCGGACATGGCATTCCGGAGGCGATGGAAAATATTATCCTGAATGAAAGTAAGATCCCGCCGGTGATCACTTTGCTAAAACCTATATCTGCCGCTATTTCGATCGGTACGGGTGGCCCGTTTGGCGCCGAAGGCCCGATCATCGCCACTGGTGGCGCTGTTGGTTCTTTTACCGGGCAGGTGATTCATATTTCTGCTGCAGAAAGAAAGGTATTGCTGGCTGCAGGGGCCTGCGCCGGTATGTCGGCTATCTTTGGGAGCCCGCTCGCAGCGATATTACTGGCGATTGAACTGTTACTTTTTGAATTTTCGCCCCGCTCCGTGATTCCCGTGGCAGTGGCATGTATCACCGGCGCCGGGATGCATATCCTGCTGTTTGGCAGTCAGCCGGTATTTGCAATGCCTGATATTCCCTCAGTGACCGACAGTGCCCTGATTACCTATGTACTCATGGGAGCACTGATTGGAGTGGTGGCAGCCTGGGTTTCCCGTTCTGTATATTTTGTGGAAGATATGTTCGAAAAGCTGCCCATCCACTGGATGTGGTGGCCGGCACTGGGCGCTATTGTGGTAGGGGTGATCGGTTATTATGCGCCTCATACGATGGGGGTAGGATACGATAATATTAAAACCCTGCTCACCGGCCAGGCGCCGCTGATGCTGATTGTATCGCTTTGTGTGCTCAAGTACCTGTCATGGGTGATTTCACTGGGCAGCGGCACTTCCGGTGGTACACTGGCGCCGTTATTCACCATCGGCGGCGCATTGGGTGCGTTACTTGGCATACTGGTGCTGCACTGGTTCCCGGGCAGCGGCATCAACATCGCCACTGCAGCGTTGATAGGCATGGCTGCTATGTTTGCCGGCGCTTCCCGCGCATTGCTTACAGCCATCATTTTTTCGCTCGAAACTACAGGTCAGACACATGGGCTGTTGCCATTGGTAGGGGCCTGCACCACTGCCTATTTCGTTTCCTTCTTCCTGATGAAGGGCAGTATCATGACGGAGAAAATCCGCCGCCGTGGTGTATCTGCTCCGGATGAGTATACCCCTGATATCTTACAACTCATACGTGTAGCCGCGGTGGCTGTAAAGCCGGAGCCGGTTATCCAGCCCGGTATGCAACTTGCTAAGGTACAGGAACTGTTGCTGCAACAACAGGGATGGTTTCATAGATACCTGCCGGTAGCGGACGCCAACGGTATTTTCCAGGGATACCTTAACAGGGAAACCCTGACAACGCAGCCCGGCAGCGCATACGTGCAGGAACACCTCGATAAACAGGCGCCTTACGCCTATGCGACCGATGATATCAGTCTGGTGACAGAACTGTTCGATACTTTCCAGCCCGATATACTGGCTGTACTCGATGCCGACAGGAAAATGCTGGGAATTGTTACTACTGATGCCATCATCCAGGCCTACGGAGAACGCAGGAAGGCTGATGCCCGCTACCATTCCGCTTTCTACGGGAATACCCGCCTGCTGCGCCTGATGGCAAGAGGGAAAAGGATACTGGGTACCAACCGCTAA
- a CDS encoding Crp/Fnr family transcriptional regulator, with translation MKKAGTCDLKTCFLCQFSIPEWIAAVSDHKQHLFFKKNEIIFREGEPVEGIYFLYSGGVKVHKQWGDGKDLIVRFARRGDLFGHRGLGSGERLYTVTATAQEDTTVCYTNLSFFEASLKVNPELTLKLMQFYADELQEAERKMRNLVHMDVKGRLADALLELSRLHKAPQFSISRQDLASFAGTTYETIYRNLQEFIQEKLIAVDGRSITILHDKKLRKYIH, from the coding sequence ATGAAAAAAGCCGGAACCTGCGATCTAAAAACCTGCTTCCTTTGCCAGTTCAGCATTCCAGAGTGGATTGCGGCGGTATCAGACCACAAGCAACACCTGTTTTTTAAAAAGAACGAGATCATTTTCCGGGAGGGCGAACCCGTAGAGGGGATTTATTTCCTGTACAGTGGCGGGGTAAAAGTCCATAAGCAATGGGGAGATGGCAAAGATCTGATCGTGAGGTTTGCACGACGGGGCGATCTGTTCGGCCACAGGGGCCTTGGCAGCGGGGAGCGATTGTATACAGTAACGGCCACTGCCCAGGAAGACACCACCGTTTGTTACACCAACCTGTCTTTTTTCGAAGCCTCTCTGAAAGTTAATCCCGAACTGACCCTGAAGCTGATGCAGTTTTATGCAGATGAATTGCAGGAAGCGGAGCGGAAAATGCGGAACCTGGTACATATGGATGTCAAAGGCCGCCTGGCAGATGCCCTGCTGGAGCTCAGCCGCCTTCATAAAGCCCCGCAGTTTTCTATCAGCCGCCAGGATCTGGCTTCATTTGCGGGCACTACCTACGAAACGATCTATCGCAACCTGCAGGAATTCATCCAGGAAAAACTGATAGCGGTAGACGGCCGATCCATCACTATTCTGCACGATAAAAAGCTGAGGAAATATATCCATTGA
- a CDS encoding MBL fold metallo-hydrolase, which yields MQSSSIKTRIQHSQNFRDGAFQNLSLTPMKPDDVTYYQMLKDALNRPSNVRPPAPLPSVKTDLKALHSEKPVVVWFGHSSYLIHVKGFNILVDPVFSGSASPMSFMVKAFPGADAYTPADMPEIDMMVITHNHYDHLDKKTLALLKPHTRSIYTSLGVGKDLSCLTDGGNITEMDWWDTAKVNEQVTLTATPARHFSGRGLKRGGSLWSSFVLDIYGYRIYIGGDSGYDTHFKAIGDKFGSFDLVILECGQYNPNWPFIHMMPEQTAQAAIDLQGKVLLPVHWAKFALATHPWNESIQRVVAAAVEKGLTVTTPKIGEPVRVNEFYPKEIWWI from the coding sequence ATGCAATCATCTTCCATAAAAACAAGGATACAGCACTCACAGAACTTCCGTGATGGTGCTTTTCAGAATCTGTCGCTGACCCCAATGAAACCCGATGACGTTACGTATTACCAGATGTTGAAAGATGCCCTGAACCGGCCTTCCAATGTCAGGCCGCCGGCTCCGCTGCCTTCTGTGAAAACAGACCTGAAGGCACTCCATTCGGAAAAGCCGGTAGTGGTATGGTTCGGGCATTCTTCCTATCTCATCCATGTAAAAGGATTCAACATCCTCGTGGATCCAGTGTTCAGCGGCAGCGCTTCTCCCATGTCTTTTATGGTAAAGGCTTTTCCCGGAGCCGACGCCTATACCCCGGCAGATATGCCGGAGATCGATATGATGGTCATTACCCACAATCACTATGATCATCTTGATAAAAAAACATTAGCACTATTAAAACCGCATACCCGCTCCATTTACACCTCTCTGGGAGTGGGCAAGGATCTCAGCTGCCTGACAGATGGAGGCAATATCACAGAAATGGACTGGTGGGATACGGCGAAAGTAAACGAGCAGGTTACGCTAACGGCTACGCCTGCACGCCATTTTTCAGGTCGCGGTCTTAAACGGGGTGGCAGCCTCTGGTCGTCGTTTGTGTTGGATATATACGGCTACAGGATCTACATCGGGGGCGACTCCGGATACGATACCCATTTTAAGGCGATCGGCGACAAATTCGGATCTTTCGATCTGGTTATACTCGAATGTGGACAATATAACCCCAACTGGCCATTCATCCACATGATGCCGGAGCAAACGGCCCAGGCCGCCATTGATCTGCAGGGGAAAGTGTTGCTCCCGGTACACTGGGCCAAGTTTGCACTGGCTACCCATCCCTGGAACGAATCTATACAACGGGTAGTAGCTGCAGCAGTGGAAAAAGGCCTCACAGTTACTACGCCGAAGATAGGAGAACCTGTAC
- a CDS encoding helix-turn-helix transcriptional regulator has protein sequence MIYVIAIGAFQALTAVALLQSSKTRSKADLLLILLLCSIAAHLAIKFFIYSFVEDHQVRTQMNTFIGFCYGPLLYLYACRQRDPDFIPASRWYVFLPFIGGAVGYLTVVSVLQWSADAGYAVLKVYNDTTTWAMTAFSFLFPVLALRIARDLADKPQEKKLITGISYLFMGIGVLSLLFTAAKQFGLVAVPPVICRDMVYSLLVIICLVIIRYKYVGIMGGQPVKATIPASETVTPVAEQEPPVAAARKNQLSANEHQQLLQSLETYLQQTKIFTDAELSLDKLARGSGLNKHHISETLNSYAGKSFYQFISEWRIRRAMEQMRFMTEKALPVNVLTLAYDCGFKAKSSFNQYFKKIAGVTPTEYIKELRIGNVELRMKAEI, from the coding sequence ATGATTTATGTAATTGCAATCGGGGCATTTCAGGCGCTTACCGCCGTTGCATTATTGCAGAGCAGTAAAACACGCAGTAAGGCTGACCTGTTACTGATCCTGTTATTATGCAGCATTGCTGCACACCTGGCCATCAAATTTTTTATCTATTCATTTGTAGAAGATCATCAGGTGCGAACACAGATGAATACGTTTATCGGTTTCTGTTATGGACCGTTGTTATACCTCTATGCCTGCCGGCAGCGGGATCCGGATTTTATTCCGGCTTCGCGCTGGTATGTCTTTCTTCCATTTATCGGCGGCGCTGTCGGGTACCTGACCGTGGTATCGGTGTTGCAATGGTCGGCCGATGCGGGCTATGCGGTGTTGAAAGTGTACAACGATACAACCACCTGGGCAATGACTGCGTTCAGTTTCCTATTCCCGGTTCTGGCGCTTCGTATTGCACGCGATCTGGCTGATAAGCCGCAGGAGAAAAAACTGATCACGGGTATTAGCTATCTGTTTATGGGCATCGGGGTATTGTCGTTGCTGTTTACTGCTGCGAAGCAATTTGGCCTGGTAGCAGTTCCGCCTGTGATCTGCCGCGATATGGTATATTCCCTGCTGGTGATCATCTGCCTGGTGATCATCCGTTATAAATATGTAGGCATTATGGGAGGCCAGCCTGTGAAAGCGACCATTCCCGCCTCCGAAACAGTAACTCCGGTTGCTGAGCAGGAACCGCCTGTTGCTGCAGCCAGAAAGAATCAGTTATCGGCCAACGAACATCAACAACTCCTTCAATCCCTTGAAACTTATCTGCAGCAAACAAAGATCTTTACCGATGCAGAGTTAAGTCTGGATAAGCTCGCCAGAGGGTCAGGCCTTAACAAACACCACATCTCTGAAACGCTTAACAGTTATGCGGGCAAGTCGTTCTATCAGTTTATCAGCGAATGGCGAATCAGGAGAGCGATGGAGCAGATGCGTTTTATGACGGAGAAAGCGTTGCCGGTGAATGTGTTAACCCTGGCTTATGATTGCGGGTTCAAGGCTAAATCTTCTTTTAACCAGTATTTTAAAAAGATTGCGGGGGTTACGCCAACGGAGTATATAAAGGAATTGCGAATAGGGAATGTAGAATTAAGAATGAAAGCGGAGATCTAA
- a CDS encoding MFS transporter, whose amino-acid sequence MLAEIHNGTDARQYRIATSVFFFISGLGYSSWASRIPSIQQQLHLNEAQLGAVLFALPIGLMLTMPVTGKLLGAFSSRKIMMFGAMLFNVVLSLPGFTTNVWQLALLLFCFGSARNLLNLSMNAQAVQVQHLFPQSIMTTFHGIWSVAGFTGAAIGYLMVSMNIAPSYHLLLVSVLLLGFTVYYYPKTFPDQPVVETTKRAVFALPDKSLLKYSLICFACMATENTMYDWSGLYFEKVIGASKSTAVAAFVIYMIAMTTGRFSGDRLVKKLGIQPILHYSGWLILTGLLLAILLPYPVTAGIGFIFAGLGVSCVVPLVFSLAGKSKGANSGQTLASISTIGYLGFLVVPPLIGFVAQATSLRISFAVIAICGMGIVGMTRKN is encoded by the coding sequence ATGTTAGCAGAAATTCACAACGGAACCGATGCACGGCAGTACCGGATAGCGACTTCGGTGTTCTTCTTTATTTCCGGTTTAGGTTATTCGTCCTGGGCATCCAGGATTCCCTCCATACAGCAACAGCTGCATTTAAATGAAGCACAACTGGGAGCTGTTTTGTTTGCGCTTCCGATAGGACTGATGCTGACCATGCCCGTCACCGGTAAGTTGCTGGGCGCCTTCAGCAGCCGTAAGATCATGATGTTTGGTGCAATGTTATTCAATGTAGTACTGAGTTTGCCAGGGTTTACCACCAATGTATGGCAGCTGGCATTATTACTGTTCTGCTTCGGATCTGCGAGAAACCTGCTGAACCTGTCTATGAACGCACAGGCGGTACAGGTGCAACACCTGTTTCCACAGTCGATCATGACCACCTTTCACGGCATTTGGAGTGTTGCAGGATTTACCGGCGCCGCCATCGGCTACCTGATGGTGAGTATGAATATAGCCCCTTCCTATCACCTGTTGCTGGTAAGCGTATTACTGCTTGGGTTTACGGTATACTACTACCCGAAAACCTTCCCGGACCAGCCGGTTGTAGAAACGACTAAACGTGCAGTATTTGCCCTTCCTGATAAATCACTCCTGAAATATTCGCTCATCTGCTTTGCCTGCATGGCAACGGAAAATACGATGTACGACTGGAGCGGCCTTTATTTCGAAAAAGTGATTGGAGCCAGCAAATCTACTGCCGTAGCTGCTTTCGTAATATATATGATAGCCATGACCACCGGCCGTTTTTCGGGCGACCGCCTGGTAAAAAAACTCGGTATCCAGCCCATCCTCCACTACAGTGGATGGCTGATACTCACCGGCCTTTTACTGGCCATCCTGCTGCCCTATCCTGTTACCGCAGGCATAGGCTTCATCTTTGCCGGCCTGGGCGTATCCTGCGTGGTACCGCTGGTATTCAGTCTGGCTGGCAAATCTAAAGGCGCTAACAGCGGCCAGACCCTGGCTTCGATATCCACCATCGGTTATCTTGGTTTCCTTGTAGTTCCCCCACTGATAGGCTTCGTAGCCCAGGCCACCAGCCTGCGTATATCATTTGCCGTTATTGCGATATGCGGAATGGGAATTGTGGGAATGACGAGGAAGAATTAG
- a CDS encoding tyrosine-protein phosphatase — translation MKRIMLLLAIALPGVSFAQLADSAQRVVRMQGAVNFRDAGGYKTTDGKKVAWGKVYRSADVSHLTPQDLLVLEDKHIHAVVDFRGVKEAAAAPDKLLPNTDYQLCPAGSDSLPGAAQMVELIKKGGFLDQFYSETRYLGARYKPLFQKLLVLPANESIMYHCTGGRDRTGMATALFLYILGVPQTTIEADFTASNVYLQPMNKQMFKGLTQATGMSEAAILKSMELRPELLQAFFGAIRSKYGTIERFFEQELGVGEKEVAVLREKYTERN, via the coding sequence ATGAAAAGAATAATGCTGTTACTGGCGATCGCCTTACCCGGAGTATCTTTTGCGCAGCTGGCAGACAGTGCGCAGCGTGTAGTACGTATGCAGGGGGCCGTGAATTTCCGCGATGCGGGCGGTTATAAAACTACTGATGGCAAAAAAGTGGCCTGGGGTAAAGTATACCGCTCCGCTGATGTGAGCCACCTGACCCCTCAGGATTTGCTGGTATTGGAAGATAAACATATCCACGCGGTCGTTGATTTCCGCGGGGTGAAAGAAGCTGCTGCTGCGCCTGATAAACTGCTTCCCAACACAGATTACCAGCTTTGCCCGGCAGGCAGCGACAGTCTTCCTGGCGCCGCGCAAATGGTTGAGTTGATTAAAAAAGGTGGTTTCCTCGACCAATTTTATAGTGAAACCCGCTATCTGGGAGCGCGCTATAAACCGCTGTTCCAGAAGTTACTGGTATTACCGGCAAATGAATCCATCATGTATCATTGCACCGGGGGCCGCGACCGCACCGGTATGGCTACCGCATTATTCCTTTACATCCTGGGCGTACCACAAACAACCATCGAAGCCGATTTCACCGCCAGCAATGTTTACCTCCAACCTATGAACAAACAAATGTTCAAAGGATTAACGCAGGCTACCGGCATGAGTGAAGCGGCTATTCTCAAATCGATGGAGCTGAGGCCGGAATTGTTGCAGGCCTTCTTTGGCGCTATCAGGAGCAAATACGGCACCATAGAGCGTTTCTTCGAGCAGGAACTGGGAGTTGGAGAGAAAGAAGTGGCTGTTTTGAGAGAGAAATACACAGAGAGGAATTAA
- a CDS encoding TonB-dependent receptor: MKLSRSCCGLLLLLLPATWLQAQTIKGVIDGKEGHLPGASVQAATGKQGTATDLNGAFTLNVHTTGKITLLISYIGHETRSFQLDVKSGINDAGVIMLEPTGGKLGEVLVKGTMAPSQAKALSIKKNATAIMEVIAADAIGKLPDRNAAEAVQRVQGVAVARYHGEADAATVRGTPFAWTSTLFNGNRLPSANVLGNRNSVLDAVPSEMIQYVQVAKAITPDMEGDAIGGSINFVTRTAPAKRTLNMSAAGGYNTFSKDATYNASVVYGDRFFKDKLGVMVAGAIWDRQWGTDAFEVSYNTGLADPVQQKSINTVMLKRYMGKRQTYGVNAGLEYKFNAANKIFLRGLMDKFNDIRPVYESYVDYTNSRYQYNYRYSYYQTVLNGAELGGEHQLSPKVKMDWTVSDYYTKYFLETPPTNNNKGLPIATFRQKITGGFNNLSTDGKRYWGFDSPNGIGGDAMHFDAGLKNSTEVMDPAKLTLQQLVIAQLDTKEEDKTGQLNFKINASSKVNLKFGGKYRHKDRESTFGSNIVYLPGAALGIPNSPALLSLNQLQRTDFPVRGGFFRGMSGNYDQFMIDPITKQQLFDLYDTATLRKNGFGNYTPASNATNIYKGSEDVAAGYAMAEIDLTEKLRLTAGVRNEYTSFALHGSKATTQGTPKATTITPVTVSNNYNALLPMLHLKYSINEQANVRAAYTRTFIRPNFTDLTPGESVDNSGANIVITKGNPDLKPTFSNNFDLMAEYYFNNIGLLSGGVFYKQIKNVIFSDKNYYTENGTNYIVSQSKNLNNASLFGIEAGISRRFDFLPGFLGGLGAELNYTFINSEVNVPRTGASRVSDKTSLPNQSKHLFNSILFYERKGLMIRIAGNYRGASVETLNQQLGKDFYIWTDKNFTVDASATVSITPKVKLFAELNNITNEPLRTYMGDKRRIASTEWYGSRGQAGIRWDIIK; this comes from the coding sequence ATGAAATTATCCCGTTCCTGTTGCGGCCTGTTGCTGTTGTTGTTACCGGCAACATGGCTGCAGGCACAAACGATCAAAGGCGTAATTGATGGAAAAGAAGGTCACCTGCCTGGTGCATCCGTGCAGGCGGCAACCGGAAAGCAGGGTACCGCCACCGATCTGAATGGTGCATTTACCCTGAATGTACATACTACCGGAAAAATCACTTTACTCATATCTTATATAGGTCACGAAACCCGGTCGTTTCAGCTGGATGTAAAATCCGGTATCAATGATGCCGGTGTGATTATGCTGGAACCAACGGGTGGAAAACTGGGTGAGGTGTTGGTAAAAGGCACCATGGCGCCCTCGCAGGCCAAGGCACTCAGCATCAAGAAGAATGCAACGGCTATTATGGAAGTAATTGCCGCGGATGCCATCGGTAAGCTGCCCGATCGTAATGCGGCGGAAGCGGTGCAAAGGGTACAGGGCGTGGCAGTAGCGCGCTATCATGGTGAAGCAGATGCTGCTACAGTGAGAGGAACGCCTTTCGCGTGGACTTCCACCCTGTTCAACGGCAATCGCCTGCCCAGTGCTAACGTACTCGGTAACCGCAACTCTGTACTGGATGCTGTGCCTTCTGAAATGATCCAGTATGTGCAGGTGGCCAAAGCCATCACTCCTGATATGGAAGGCGATGCCATCGGAGGTTCCATCAATTTTGTTACCCGCACGGCCCCGGCTAAACGAACATTAAATATGAGCGCCGCCGGCGGGTATAACACCTTTTCGAAGGACGCTACTTATAATGCTTCCGTCGTGTACGGCGACCGGTTCTTTAAAGATAAGCTGGGCGTAATGGTGGCCGGCGCTATCTGGGACCGCCAGTGGGGAACAGATGCATTTGAAGTAAGCTATAATACCGGTCTCGCTGACCCGGTGCAGCAGAAATCCATCAACACCGTAATGCTGAAACGTTACATGGGGAAAAGGCAGACCTATGGTGTGAACGCTGGACTGGAATATAAATTCAACGCTGCCAATAAAATATTCCTGCGCGGACTGATGGACAAATTCAATGATATCCGCCCGGTATATGAATCCTATGTGGATTATACCAACAGCCGCTATCAATACAATTATCGTTACTCCTATTATCAGACAGTGTTGAATGGTGCTGAACTGGGAGGCGAGCATCAGCTGTCGCCTAAAGTGAAAATGGACTGGACAGTCAGCGATTACTACACCAAATATTTCCTCGAAACTCCGCCTACGAACAACAACAAAGGACTGCCTATTGCCACCTTCCGGCAGAAGATCACCGGTGGGTTTAATAATCTTTCCACTGATGGTAAAAGATATTGGGGGTTTGATTCTCCGAATGGGATAGGAGGCGATGCCATGCATTTTGATGCAGGACTGAAGAACAGCACAGAAGTAATGGATCCTGCAAAACTGACCCTGCAGCAATTGGTAATTGCGCAATTGGATACAAAGGAAGAAGATAAAACGGGACAGCTGAATTTTAAAATAAATGCATCGTCGAAGGTAAATCTGAAATTTGGTGGAAAATACCGGCATAAAGACCGGGAAAGTACTTTTGGATCCAATATCGTTTATCTGCCCGGTGCGGCACTGGGAATCCCCAATTCGCCAGCCTTGCTGTCGCTGAACCAGTTGCAGCGTACCGATTTTCCGGTACGTGGAGGTTTCTTCAGGGGAATGAGTGGCAACTACGATCAGTTCATGATAGATCCTATCACCAAGCAACAGCTCTTCGATTTGTACGACACCGCTACCCTGCGAAAGAATGGTTTTGGTAACTATACACCGGCTTCCAATGCTACCAATATTTATAAAGGCTCGGAAGATGTAGCAGCCGGCTATGCGATGGCAGAAATAGATCTTACAGAAAAACTGCGGTTAACGGCCGGTGTCAGGAATGAATATACTTCCTTTGCCCTGCATGGTTCCAAAGCTACTACACAAGGGACTCCGAAAGCCACCACCATCACACCTGTAACTGTCAGCAATAACTACAATGCGCTGTTGCCCATGTTACACCTGAAGTACAGTATCAATGAGCAGGCAAATGTAAGAGCGGCGTATACACGCACTTTTATCCGCCCCAATTTCACGGATCTGACTCCCGGCGAATCAGTAGATAACAGCGGTGCCAACATCGTCATCACCAAAGGTAATCCTGATCTGAAGCCAACTTTCTCCAACAACTTCGACCTGATGGCAGAGTATTATTTCAATAATATCGGCTTACTGTCCGGCGGCGTTTTTTATAAGCAGATAAAGAATGTCATCTTTTCTGACAAAAATTATTATACAGAGAATGGTACCAATTACATCGTATCGCAATCGAAGAACCTGAACAATGCTTCTCTTTTTGGCATAGAAGCCGGTATCAGCAGGCGTTTCGATTTTCTTCCGGGATTCCTCGGCGGACTGGGAGCAGAGCTGAACTATACATTTATCAACTCCGAAGTGAATGTGCCCAGAACGGGTGCCAGTCGGGTGAGTGATAAAACCAGTTTGCCTAACCAATCGAAACACCTGTTTAACAGTATCCTGTTTTACGAGCGTAAGGGCCTGATGATACGTATTGCCGGTAATTACCGCGGCGCTTCAGTGGAAACCCTGAATCAGCAGCTGGGCAAGGATTTCTACATCTGGACCGACAAAAACTTTACAGTTGATGCATCTGCTACAGTGAGCATCACGCCGAAAGTGAAACTGTTTGCAGAGCTGAACAATATCACCAACGAGCCGCTGAGAACCTATATGGGCGATAAGCGCCGGATTGCTTCCACCGAGTGGTACGGCAGTCGTGGCCAGGCCGGCATCCGCTGGGATATTATCAAATAA